The following coding sequences lie in one Spinacia oleracea cultivar Varoflay chromosome 1, BTI_SOV_V1, whole genome shotgun sequence genomic window:
- the LOC110776991 gene encoding transcriptional corepressor LEUNIG isoform X7 translates to MSQTNWEADKMLDVYIHDYLVKRDLKATAQAFQTEGKVSSDPVAIDAPGGFLFEWWSVFWDIFIARTNEKHSEVAASYIETQLFRARDQHNQTQSQQPPNIQQQQQLQMQQMLFQRHAQQQQQQQQPQQQQHQQQQQQQQQQQQQQQQHQQQQQQQQQQQQQQQQQQQQQLQQQQQRQQQQQQQQQQQQQQQQQQQQQQQQQQQQQQQHQHPPQSQRREAAHLLNGNASELAGTDPLARQNSGTANAMAAKMYEERLKLPPQRDSLDDTSIKQRLSDNVNQLMDQNHASMLKSASGSQPLGQVLHGSAGGMSQQMPSRNQQQLGSVAEVKTEMNSRASGPEASLIGIPGSNQSGNSLTLKGWPLTGLDNLRSGILQQQKSYMQASQPFHQLQMLSPQYQQQLMLAQQNLTSASANDLESRRLRMLLNNRSLNFGKEGFPNSVADMVPNLGSPLQAGCPVLPRGDPDMLLKLKMAQLQQQQQQSSHHQHQIQQNGLSGQPSQLSNQILHQPDKIGGASSITMDGSLSNSFRGNEQTGRKRKQPISSSGPANSSGTANTAGPSPSSAPSTPSTHTAGDVMSMPSFPHGGGTSKPMFSADATGTLTSPSNQLADMDRFVEDGSLDDNVESFLSPDDADHRDSVGRGMEISKGFMFTEVNSVRGSTGKVVCCHFSSDGKLLATGGHDMKAVLWHADTLKPKTTLEEHTKLITDIRFSPSMSRLATSSFDKTVRVWDVENPSYSLRNFIGHSATVMSLDFHPNKEDLIGSCDGDGEIRYWSITNGNFSMVFKGGSTQIRFQPRHGRYLAAAAENIISILDVETQVCQHRLQGHTKQIHSVCWDPSGEFLASVSEDSVRVWSLGLGNEGDCVHELSCNGNKFYSCAFHPTYSSLLVIGCYQSMELWNMSENKTMTLSAHDGLIAALSVSSATGLVASASHDKFVKLWK, encoded by the exons ATGTCTCAGACTAACTGGGAAGCTGATAAAAT GTTAGATGTGtacattcatgattatttagTTAAGAGGGATCTAAAGGCTACTGCACAGGCCTTTCAAACTGAGGGAAAGGTGTCATCTGATCCTGTTG CTATTGATGCACCTGGCGGGTTTTTATTCGAGTGGTGGTCCGTCTTTTGGGATATATTTATTGCCAGGACAAATGAAAAACACTCAGAGGTAGCTGCTTCATATATTGAG ACTCAATTGTTCAGAGCAAGGGACCAGCATAATCAGACTCAGAGCCAGCAGCCGCCTAATATACAGCAACAACAGCAGTTGCAGATGCAACAGATGTTATTCCAGAGGCatgcacaacaacaacaacaacaacaacagccacaacaacaacaacatcagcagcaacaacaacaacagcagcagcaacagcaacagcaacaacaacatcagcaacagcagcagcagcagcagcagcagcagcaacaacaacaacagcaacagcagcagcaactacagcagcagcagcaacgacaacaacaacaacaacaacaacaacaacaacaacaacaacaacaacagcagcaacagcaacaacagcagcaacaacaacaacaacagcagcagcatcaGCATCCACCGCAATCTCAAAGAAGAGAAGCTGCCCATCTTCTCAATGGCAATGCTAGTGAGCTTGCAGGAACTGACCCTCTTGCTCGACAAAATTCTGGCACTGCAAATGCCATGGCTGCAAAAATGTACGAGGAACGATTAAAATTGCCCCCACAAAGGGACTCACTAGATGATACATCAATAAAA CAGCGACTTTCTGATAATGTAAACCAACTCATGGATCAGAATCATGCCTCTATGCTAAAATCAGCTTCTGGTAGCCAGCCTTTAGG ACAAGTATTGCATGGTTCAGCTGGTGGCATGTCTCAGCAGATGCCATCTCGGAATCAACAGCAGCTAGGGTCTGTTGCA GAGGTAAAGACTGAAATGAATTCTCGAGCTTCTGGACCTGAAGCATCATTGATAGGAATTCCTG GATCAAACCAAAGTGGTAATAGTTTAACACTGAAAGGATGGCCACTCACG GGACTGGATAATCTTCGATCTGGGATTCTTCAGCAGCAAAAATCATATATGCAGGCTTCTCAGCCCTTTCACCAACTCCAAATGTTGTCACCACAATATCAGCAGCAACTTATGCTCGCCCAACAAAATTTGACATCAGCTTCTGCAAATGATTTGGAAAGCAGAAGACTCAGAATGTTATTGAATAATAGAAGTTTGAATTTCGGGAAGGAGGGATTCCCAAACTCTGTTGCGGATATGGTCCCAAACCTTGGATCACCCTTGCAAGCTGGTTGTCCTGTTTTACCACGAGGAGATCCTGACATGTTATTAAAG TTGAAAATGGCTCAACTgcaacagcaacaacagcaaAGCAGCCACCACCAACATCAGATTCAGCAGAATGGGCTTTCTGGTCAACCTTCTCAACTTTCAAATCAAATTCTTCATCAGCCAGATAAGATTGGTGGAGCTAGTAGTATTACAATGGATGGTAGCTTATCCAACTCCTTTCGGGGAAATGAGCAG ACAGGCAGGAAGAGAAAGCAGCCCATATCATCCTCAGGACCCGCCAATAGCTCAGGAACTGCAAATACTGCTGGACCCTCTCCAAGTTCAGCTCCTTCAACACCCTCAACTCACACAGCTGGAGATGTGATGTCAATGCCATCCTTTCCTCATGGCGGAGGCACTTCAAAGCCCATGTTTAGCGCAGATGCAACTGGAACCCTAACATCACCATCAAACCAGCTG GCTGATATGGATCGTTTTGTGGAGGATGGATCGCTAGATGACAATGTAGAGTCATTCTTATCACCTGATGATGCAGACCACAGAGATTCCGTTGGCCGTGGTATGGAAATAAGCAAAG GATTTATGTTCACGGAAGTTAACTCCGTTCGAGGGAGCACAGGCAAAGTAGTCTGTTGTCACTTTTCATCAGATGGAAAACTCCTTGCCACAGGTGGACACGATATGAAG GCTGTACTATGGCATGCTGATACATTGAAGCCCAAAACTACACTGGAGGAACATACAAAATTGATAACTGATATCCGCTTCAGTCCCTCTATGTCACGCCTGGCTACTTCATCGTTTGATAAAACTGTCAGAGTTTGGGATGTCGAAAAC CCTAGCTATTCACTTCGTAATTTTATTGGACATTCCGCCACTGTCATGTCTCTTGACTTCCACCCTAATAAAGAAGATCTCATCGGTTCGTGCGACGGGGATGGTGAAATCCGCTATTGGAGTATAACCAATGGAAACTTTTCCATGGTCTTTAAG GGTGGCAGCACCCAGATAAGATTCCAACCCCGTCACGGAAGGTATCTTGCTGCAGCTGCAGAAAATATTATATCCATACTTGATGTGGAGACACAAGTTTGTCAGCACAGATTACAG GGGCACACAAAGCAGATTCATTCTGTATGCTGGGATCCTTCTGGTGAATTCTTGGCTTCTGTGAGTGAGGACTCAGTTAGAGTCTGGAGTCTTGGCTTAGGAAATGAAGGTGATTGTGTGCATGAGCTGAGCTGCAATGGAAACAAGTTTTACTCGTGTGCTTTCCATCCTACGTACTCCTCTTTACTGGTGATCGGGTGTTACCAG TCTATGGAGCTTTGGAACATGTCAGAGAACAAGACCATGACCCTATCAGCACATGATGGGCTCATTGCTGCATTATCTGTATCTAGCGCGACAGGGCTAGTGGCTTCTGCCAGTCATGACAAGTTTGTGAAGCTCTGGAAATGA
- the LOC110776991 gene encoding transcriptional corepressor LEUNIG isoform X5 has product MSQTNWEADKMLDVYIHDYLVKRDLKATAQAFQTEGKVSSDPVAIDAPGGFLFEWWSVFWDIFIARTNEKHSEVAASYIETQLFRARDQHNQTQSQQPPNIQQQQQLQMQQMLFQRHAQQQQQQQQPQQQQHQQQQQQQQQQQQQQQQHQQQQQQQQQQQQQQQQQQQQQLQQQQQRQQQQQQQQQQQQQQQQQQQQQQQQQQQQQQQHQHPPQSQRREAAHLLNGNASELAGTDPLARQNSGTANAMAAKMYEERLKLPPQRDSLDDTSIKRLSDNVNQLMDQNHASMLKSASGSQPLGQVLHGSAGGMSQQMPSRNQQQLGSVAEVKTEMNSRASGPEASLIGIPGSNQSGNSLTLKGWPLTGLDNLRSGILQQQKSYMQASQPFHQLQMLSPQYQQQLMLAQQNLTSASANDLESRRLRMLLNNRSLNFGKEGFPNSVADMVPNLGSPLQAGCPVLPRGDPDMLLKLKMAQLQQQQQQSSHHQHQIQQNGLSGQPSQLSNQILHQPDKIGGASSITMDGSLSNSFRGNEQASKNQTGRKRKQPISSSGPANSSGTANTAGPSPSSAPSTPSTHTAGDVMSMPSFPHGGGTSKPMFSADATGTLTSPSNQLADMDRFVEDGSLDDNVESFLSPDDADHRDSVGRGMEISKGFMFTEVNSVRGSTGKVVCCHFSSDGKLLATGGHDMKAVLWHADTLKPKTTLEEHTKLITDIRFSPSMSRLATSSFDKTVRVWDVENPSYSLRNFIGHSATVMSLDFHPNKEDLIGSCDGDGEIRYWSITNGNFSMVFKGGSTQIRFQPRHGRYLAAAAENIISILDVETQVCQHRLQGHTKQIHSVCWDPSGEFLASVSEDSVRVWSLGLGNEGDCVHELSCNGNKFYSCAFHPTYSSLLVIGCYQSMELWNMSENKTMTLSAHDGLIAALSVSSATGLVASASHDKFVKLWK; this is encoded by the exons ATGTCTCAGACTAACTGGGAAGCTGATAAAAT GTTAGATGTGtacattcatgattatttagTTAAGAGGGATCTAAAGGCTACTGCACAGGCCTTTCAAACTGAGGGAAAGGTGTCATCTGATCCTGTTG CTATTGATGCACCTGGCGGGTTTTTATTCGAGTGGTGGTCCGTCTTTTGGGATATATTTATTGCCAGGACAAATGAAAAACACTCAGAGGTAGCTGCTTCATATATTGAG ACTCAATTGTTCAGAGCAAGGGACCAGCATAATCAGACTCAGAGCCAGCAGCCGCCTAATATACAGCAACAACAGCAGTTGCAGATGCAACAGATGTTATTCCAGAGGCatgcacaacaacaacaacaacaacaacagccacaacaacaacaacatcagcagcaacaacaacaacagcagcagcaacagcaacagcaacaacaacatcagcaacagcagcagcagcagcagcagcagcagcaacaacaacaacagcaacagcagcagcaactacagcagcagcagcaacgacaacaacaacaacaacaacaacaacaacaacaacaacaacaacaacagcagcaacagcaacaacagcagcaacaacaacaacaacagcagcagcatcaGCATCCACCGCAATCTCAAAGAAGAGAAGCTGCCCATCTTCTCAATGGCAATGCTAGTGAGCTTGCAGGAACTGACCCTCTTGCTCGACAAAATTCTGGCACTGCAAATGCCATGGCTGCAAAAATGTACGAGGAACGATTAAAATTGCCCCCACAAAGGGACTCACTAGATGATACATCAATAAAA CGACTTTCTGATAATGTAAACCAACTCATGGATCAGAATCATGCCTCTATGCTAAAATCAGCTTCTGGTAGCCAGCCTTTAGG ACAAGTATTGCATGGTTCAGCTGGTGGCATGTCTCAGCAGATGCCATCTCGGAATCAACAGCAGCTAGGGTCTGTTGCA GAGGTAAAGACTGAAATGAATTCTCGAGCTTCTGGACCTGAAGCATCATTGATAGGAATTCCTG GATCAAACCAAAGTGGTAATAGTTTAACACTGAAAGGATGGCCACTCACG GGACTGGATAATCTTCGATCTGGGATTCTTCAGCAGCAAAAATCATATATGCAGGCTTCTCAGCCCTTTCACCAACTCCAAATGTTGTCACCACAATATCAGCAGCAACTTATGCTCGCCCAACAAAATTTGACATCAGCTTCTGCAAATGATTTGGAAAGCAGAAGACTCAGAATGTTATTGAATAATAGAAGTTTGAATTTCGGGAAGGAGGGATTCCCAAACTCTGTTGCGGATATGGTCCCAAACCTTGGATCACCCTTGCAAGCTGGTTGTCCTGTTTTACCACGAGGAGATCCTGACATGTTATTAAAG TTGAAAATGGCTCAACTgcaacagcaacaacagcaaAGCAGCCACCACCAACATCAGATTCAGCAGAATGGGCTTTCTGGTCAACCTTCTCAACTTTCAAATCAAATTCTTCATCAGCCAGATAAGATTGGTGGAGCTAGTAGTATTACAATGGATGGTAGCTTATCCAACTCCTTTCGGGGAAATGAGCAG GCTTCAAAAAATCAGACAGGCAGGAAGAGAAAGCAGCCCATATCATCCTCAGGACCCGCCAATAGCTCAGGAACTGCAAATACTGCTGGACCCTCTCCAAGTTCAGCTCCTTCAACACCCTCAACTCACACAGCTGGAGATGTGATGTCAATGCCATCCTTTCCTCATGGCGGAGGCACTTCAAAGCCCATGTTTAGCGCAGATGCAACTGGAACCCTAACATCACCATCAAACCAGCTG GCTGATATGGATCGTTTTGTGGAGGATGGATCGCTAGATGACAATGTAGAGTCATTCTTATCACCTGATGATGCAGACCACAGAGATTCCGTTGGCCGTGGTATGGAAATAAGCAAAG GATTTATGTTCACGGAAGTTAACTCCGTTCGAGGGAGCACAGGCAAAGTAGTCTGTTGTCACTTTTCATCAGATGGAAAACTCCTTGCCACAGGTGGACACGATATGAAG GCTGTACTATGGCATGCTGATACATTGAAGCCCAAAACTACACTGGAGGAACATACAAAATTGATAACTGATATCCGCTTCAGTCCCTCTATGTCACGCCTGGCTACTTCATCGTTTGATAAAACTGTCAGAGTTTGGGATGTCGAAAAC CCTAGCTATTCACTTCGTAATTTTATTGGACATTCCGCCACTGTCATGTCTCTTGACTTCCACCCTAATAAAGAAGATCTCATCGGTTCGTGCGACGGGGATGGTGAAATCCGCTATTGGAGTATAACCAATGGAAACTTTTCCATGGTCTTTAAG GGTGGCAGCACCCAGATAAGATTCCAACCCCGTCACGGAAGGTATCTTGCTGCAGCTGCAGAAAATATTATATCCATACTTGATGTGGAGACACAAGTTTGTCAGCACAGATTACAG GGGCACACAAAGCAGATTCATTCTGTATGCTGGGATCCTTCTGGTGAATTCTTGGCTTCTGTGAGTGAGGACTCAGTTAGAGTCTGGAGTCTTGGCTTAGGAAATGAAGGTGATTGTGTGCATGAGCTGAGCTGCAATGGAAACAAGTTTTACTCGTGTGCTTTCCATCCTACGTACTCCTCTTTACTGGTGATCGGGTGTTACCAG TCTATGGAGCTTTGGAACATGTCAGAGAACAAGACCATGACCCTATCAGCACATGATGGGCTCATTGCTGCATTATCTGTATCTAGCGCGACAGGGCTAGTGGCTTCTGCCAGTCATGACAAGTTTGTGAAGCTCTGGAAATGA
- the LOC110776991 gene encoding transcriptional corepressor LEUNIG isoform X1, whose amino-acid sequence MSQTNWEADKMLDVYIHDYLVKRDLKATAQAFQTEGKVSSDPVAIDAPGGFLFEWWSVFWDIFIARTNEKHSEVAASYIEVGLRSSMRTQLFRARDQHNQTQSQQPPNIQQQQQLQMQQMLFQRHAQQQQQQQQPQQQQHQQQQQQQQQQQQQQQQHQQQQQQQQQQQQQQQQQQQQQLQQQQQRQQQQQQQQQQQQQQQQQQQQQQQQQQQQQQQHQHPPQSQRREAAHLLNGNASELAGTDPLARQNSGTANAMAAKMYEERLKLPPQRDSLDDTSIKQRLSDNVNQLMDQNHASMLKSASGSQPLGQVLHGSAGGMSQQMPSRNQQQLGSVAEVKTEMNSRASGPEASLIGIPGSNQSGNSLTLKGWPLTGLDNLRSGILQQQKSYMQASQPFHQLQMLSPQYQQQLMLAQQNLTSASANDLESRRLRMLLNNRSLNFGKEGFPNSVADMVPNLGSPLQAGCPVLPRGDPDMLLKLKMAQLQQQQQQSSHHQHQIQQNGLSGQPSQLSNQILHQPDKIGGASSITMDGSLSNSFRGNEQASKNQTGRKRKQPISSSGPANSSGTANTAGPSPSSAPSTPSTHTAGDVMSMPSFPHGGGTSKPMFSADATGTLTSPSNQLADMDRFVEDGSLDDNVESFLSPDDADHRDSVGRGMEISKGFMFTEVNSVRGSTGKVVCCHFSSDGKLLATGGHDMKAVLWHADTLKPKTTLEEHTKLITDIRFSPSMSRLATSSFDKTVRVWDVENPSYSLRNFIGHSATVMSLDFHPNKEDLIGSCDGDGEIRYWSITNGNFSMVFKGGSTQIRFQPRHGRYLAAAAENIISILDVETQVCQHRLQGHTKQIHSVCWDPSGEFLASVSEDSVRVWSLGLGNEGDCVHELSCNGNKFYSCAFHPTYSSLLVIGCYQSMELWNMSENKTMTLSAHDGLIAALSVSSATGLVASASHDKFVKLWK is encoded by the exons ATGTCTCAGACTAACTGGGAAGCTGATAAAAT GTTAGATGTGtacattcatgattatttagTTAAGAGGGATCTAAAGGCTACTGCACAGGCCTTTCAAACTGAGGGAAAGGTGTCATCTGATCCTGTTG CTATTGATGCACCTGGCGGGTTTTTATTCGAGTGGTGGTCCGTCTTTTGGGATATATTTATTGCCAGGACAAATGAAAAACACTCAGAGGTAGCTGCTTCATATATTGAGGTTGGTCTGAGAAGTAGTATGCGG ACTCAATTGTTCAGAGCAAGGGACCAGCATAATCAGACTCAGAGCCAGCAGCCGCCTAATATACAGCAACAACAGCAGTTGCAGATGCAACAGATGTTATTCCAGAGGCatgcacaacaacaacaacaacaacaacagccacaacaacaacaacatcagcagcaacaacaacaacagcagcagcaacagcaacagcaacaacaacatcagcaacagcagcagcagcagcagcagcagcagcaacaacaacaacagcaacagcagcagcaactacagcagcagcagcaacgacaacaacaacaacaacaacaacaacaacaacaacaacaacaacaacagcagcaacagcaacaacagcagcaacaacaacaacaacagcagcagcatcaGCATCCACCGCAATCTCAAAGAAGAGAAGCTGCCCATCTTCTCAATGGCAATGCTAGTGAGCTTGCAGGAACTGACCCTCTTGCTCGACAAAATTCTGGCACTGCAAATGCCATGGCTGCAAAAATGTACGAGGAACGATTAAAATTGCCCCCACAAAGGGACTCACTAGATGATACATCAATAAAA CAGCGACTTTCTGATAATGTAAACCAACTCATGGATCAGAATCATGCCTCTATGCTAAAATCAGCTTCTGGTAGCCAGCCTTTAGG ACAAGTATTGCATGGTTCAGCTGGTGGCATGTCTCAGCAGATGCCATCTCGGAATCAACAGCAGCTAGGGTCTGTTGCA GAGGTAAAGACTGAAATGAATTCTCGAGCTTCTGGACCTGAAGCATCATTGATAGGAATTCCTG GATCAAACCAAAGTGGTAATAGTTTAACACTGAAAGGATGGCCACTCACG GGACTGGATAATCTTCGATCTGGGATTCTTCAGCAGCAAAAATCATATATGCAGGCTTCTCAGCCCTTTCACCAACTCCAAATGTTGTCACCACAATATCAGCAGCAACTTATGCTCGCCCAACAAAATTTGACATCAGCTTCTGCAAATGATTTGGAAAGCAGAAGACTCAGAATGTTATTGAATAATAGAAGTTTGAATTTCGGGAAGGAGGGATTCCCAAACTCTGTTGCGGATATGGTCCCAAACCTTGGATCACCCTTGCAAGCTGGTTGTCCTGTTTTACCACGAGGAGATCCTGACATGTTATTAAAG TTGAAAATGGCTCAACTgcaacagcaacaacagcaaAGCAGCCACCACCAACATCAGATTCAGCAGAATGGGCTTTCTGGTCAACCTTCTCAACTTTCAAATCAAATTCTTCATCAGCCAGATAAGATTGGTGGAGCTAGTAGTATTACAATGGATGGTAGCTTATCCAACTCCTTTCGGGGAAATGAGCAG GCTTCAAAAAATCAGACAGGCAGGAAGAGAAAGCAGCCCATATCATCCTCAGGACCCGCCAATAGCTCAGGAACTGCAAATACTGCTGGACCCTCTCCAAGTTCAGCTCCTTCAACACCCTCAACTCACACAGCTGGAGATGTGATGTCAATGCCATCCTTTCCTCATGGCGGAGGCACTTCAAAGCCCATGTTTAGCGCAGATGCAACTGGAACCCTAACATCACCATCAAACCAGCTG GCTGATATGGATCGTTTTGTGGAGGATGGATCGCTAGATGACAATGTAGAGTCATTCTTATCACCTGATGATGCAGACCACAGAGATTCCGTTGGCCGTGGTATGGAAATAAGCAAAG GATTTATGTTCACGGAAGTTAACTCCGTTCGAGGGAGCACAGGCAAAGTAGTCTGTTGTCACTTTTCATCAGATGGAAAACTCCTTGCCACAGGTGGACACGATATGAAG GCTGTACTATGGCATGCTGATACATTGAAGCCCAAAACTACACTGGAGGAACATACAAAATTGATAACTGATATCCGCTTCAGTCCCTCTATGTCACGCCTGGCTACTTCATCGTTTGATAAAACTGTCAGAGTTTGGGATGTCGAAAAC CCTAGCTATTCACTTCGTAATTTTATTGGACATTCCGCCACTGTCATGTCTCTTGACTTCCACCCTAATAAAGAAGATCTCATCGGTTCGTGCGACGGGGATGGTGAAATCCGCTATTGGAGTATAACCAATGGAAACTTTTCCATGGTCTTTAAG GGTGGCAGCACCCAGATAAGATTCCAACCCCGTCACGGAAGGTATCTTGCTGCAGCTGCAGAAAATATTATATCCATACTTGATGTGGAGACACAAGTTTGTCAGCACAGATTACAG GGGCACACAAAGCAGATTCATTCTGTATGCTGGGATCCTTCTGGTGAATTCTTGGCTTCTGTGAGTGAGGACTCAGTTAGAGTCTGGAGTCTTGGCTTAGGAAATGAAGGTGATTGTGTGCATGAGCTGAGCTGCAATGGAAACAAGTTTTACTCGTGTGCTTTCCATCCTACGTACTCCTCTTTACTGGTGATCGGGTGTTACCAG TCTATGGAGCTTTGGAACATGTCAGAGAACAAGACCATGACCCTATCAGCACATGATGGGCTCATTGCTGCATTATCTGTATCTAGCGCGACAGGGCTAGTGGCTTCTGCCAGTCATGACAAGTTTGTGAAGCTCTGGAAATGA